A part of Neodiprion pinetum isolate iyNeoPine1 chromosome 4, iyNeoPine1.2, whole genome shotgun sequence genomic DNA contains:
- the Nup98-96 gene encoding nuclear pore complex protein Nup98-Nup96 isoform X3, whose translation MFGQSANTSFGGFGAGTQSSPFSQSPFGKPITTTSFGGTAAPVFGSTNNSLFGAKPAGATTGGLFGNTAATPAFGQPATSQSSFGGFSNPNTNTGLFGNQQNANTSLFGTSNPTPAFGQGTKPAGFGFGSSAGTGLFGQTQQPTQQTAPSLFAPSNTAANTSLFGATTGFAGNNTAGGMSGTVVKFNPLTGTDTMIKNGVTQTISTRHYCITCMKEYEGKSLEELRLEDYTAGRKGQVQGTQTTGLFGSAAQPSLFSNTGVNTSTANTGFGATTTGFGGTSQPTANTGLFGKPIAGFGAAATTSSAFPFNSTTTTSNPFGANAQAKPFGAAAPTPLFGNANTSQTAATGFGTNNTSAFGSFGAVQPNQSIGLFNQNKPAFNMPASTASTGFGGFGQNTATNTSGGLFGVKPSGTTGFGTAPSFGATPAPAFGTGQPGFSFGATPSTSTGLGVSSGLNLGTGSLLFGQPKPGGLFSTPGTNTNFNTTGNFGLGSNFGANNNTMGSGLGTMGGGMGTNPAQQNSGANQVHQQILALVSAPFGDSPLLKNLLPASGKTEDLLKPTNATTRALNSPQYKITTNNSSPKIKARAVTNAQLSKKSLFEGLEEEDPALQEAFQPRANAKRLVLRPKPISTGDAQSLDRVATSPTVTESVRVKRDVLENANKENHQQDDIRRPADDRRSSTSWLKSSLQRPAKLPEDEFEGQPTLFRGSDNLEEGLDNTVAELRPQNKPQSLPQSPKLLAAGDSAVNSPSNIDRSILNSSNSSDTSDEQDETAAISQTEQEPNAACITLRRAGYYTIPPLDKLEEYVCGDTCVVPNFTVGRKGYGNVYFPDLIDIYGLNLDEIVHFRNKEVIIYPDDDQKPPMGQGLNRRAQVTLDRVWPHDKTLHEPITDPERLSAMNYEGKLRRVSAKHDTRFLEYRPETGSWVFKVDHFSKYGLSDSDEEDEDIPANADLKKLKAIMKPRVNAAGPVNKQLVPPVTDAKLQKKHSFLKRTSQEVQDSTLSFQSDTLNETDMALNEFYTNDQENDRSLALSPSAIFARVRGTDSHKLQLMKASFFDTDDEDIDDGTYKTQLNFLPKSSTKIISSTETMEAMEDDQMVPSGHVPTLRSNLSMQQDNSFLAKESRIMKDKKLAEVTDISHAKTSRLIQAFPPPIVKPATVVLQFSSEVLPLKESIVGKLNARCVADIGIQMGRSFRVGWGPDLTLVSLSTQKQAAIVPLHGKFSDLGSYVSGRLSNDTTSSIVQRLQIVGGGGDDVEHIETFKESIVGHLRIQLNHCILGHEGDCPVVGAGAGPATLHAHCNLAQELADSSNSDPLASYTSHVWNLSVALWGNLPDIQSESDEMKHQNVMVRREALSEWLENVIMETVLKETPEDDPSDKTILSLLSAHKLEDACKIAREAGDHCSALLMAQLGGPPSVKELIKQQLAMWQHTEVDTELSPDKLKLFMLVAGEPLICIKNGCVNVCEDLEWKQALGFHLWYVCPPTASVTDAVSLYESAFDASETESYASAPSPEYQEEDYEAEISNGKKVRDLCFHLLKLYCSGNHPLEKLLNPLTHTADPLDYRLSWLIQQVLVALGYSHLSSHVAAITHMNFAAQLETYGLWHWAIFVVLHLEDTGRRRSAVVDLLSRHVELDERSDYMKREEFLREELGIPSMWINKAKAIKAGAMKRYGEAAWYLIHGEQWNAAHELIIEHLAADAIINENLDYLNSLLSPLVPTECSSTINGWAHRGQLLWDYMLINEEIEALLAGNTDSTSIGYKLELLQPQLSLLCAKINQFPCPTAKHRLCQAEIAKRTAHLARNLVLLQSNGKNSTSRILAHLVTQLPLPEDYAQQELRHIVNLYVNEIGAR comes from the exons ATGTTTGGACAATCTGCTAATACTTCATTTG gAGGGTTTGGTGCAGGGACCCAGAGTAGCCCATTTAGTCAATCTCCATTTGGAAAACCCATCACAACAACGAGTTTTGGTGGTACAGCAGCACCAGTGTTCGGCAGTACCAACAATTCTCTGTTCGGCGCAAAGCCTGCGGGAGCGACGACAGGCGGACTATTTGGCAATACGGCAGCTACACCTGCTTTTGGACAACCAGCCACCAGTCAGTCATCATTTGGAG GATTCAGTAACCCAAATACGAACACCGGTCTCTTTGGTAATCAGCAAAATGCAAACACCAGTCTATTTGGAACAAGCAATCCTACCCCTGCTTTTGGTCAAGGAACTAAACCAGCAGGGTTTGGCTTTGGGAGTTCAGCTGGAACAGGATTATTTGGACAAACACAGCAACCTACTCAACAAACTGCACCGTCCCTTTTTGCACCATCCAATACAGCTGCAAATACCAGCTTATTTGGAGCTACAACTG GATTTGCTGGAAATAATACTGCAGGTGGGATGAGTGGTACAGTGGTGAAATTTAACCCTCTTACTGGTACTGAtacaatgataaaaaatggCGTTACCCAAACCATATCAACTCGACACTATTGCATTACTTGCATGAAGGAATACGAAGGAAAATCTCTGGAGGAATTGCGTTTAGAAGACTACACAGCAGGTCGTAAGGGACAAGTTCAAG GGACACAAACCACTGGACTGTTTGGGTCAGCAGCCCAACCTTCACTATTTTCTAACACAGGCGTTAACACAAGCACAGCAAATACAG gTTTTGGGGCAACTACAACTGGTTTTGGAGGAACAAGTCAGCCCACAGCAAACACTGGTTTATTTGGAAAACCAATAGCTGGTTTTGGAGCTGCAGCCACCACAAGTAGTGCTTTTCCTTTCAACTCGACGACAACAACATCTAATCCATTTGGTGCAAATGCGCAAGCTAAACCCTTTGGGG CTGCAGCTCCTACACCACTTTTTGGCAATGCCAACACAAGTCAGACAGCTGCTACTGGATTTGGTACTAACAATACATCTGCATTCGGTTCTTTCGGCGCTGTACAACCTAATCAG AGTATTGGACTCTTCAATCAAAACAAGCCTGCCTTCAATATGCCTGCATCCACAGCTAGTACTGGGTTTGGAGGATTTGGACAAAATACTGCAACAAATACTAGTGGGGGTTTATTTGGTGTGAAACCATCTGGTACAACAGGCTTTGGCACTGCACCTTCATTTGGTGCTACGCCTGCTCCAGCTTTCGGAACTG GACAACCTGGATTCTCATTTGGTGCTACACCTTCGACATCTACTGGACTTG GAGTAAGTTCTGGTCTGAATCTTGGTACTGGGTCTTTACTGTTTGGACAACCAAAACCTGGCGGTCTCTTTAGTACTCCGGGTACCAATACAAACTTCAATACTACTGGCAACTTTGGACTAGGGAGTAATTTTGGAGCGAACAACAACACTATGGGGTCTGGATTGGGAACGATGGGGGGAGg AATGGGCACCAATCCGGCACAACAAAATTCTGGAGCGAATCAAGTCCATCAGCAAATTTTAGCATTGGTCTCAGCACCATTTGGCGATTCACCGTTACTTAAAAACTTACTACCG GCCTCGGGTAAAACGGAGGACCTTTTGAAACCGACAAATGCAACCACTCGAGCTTTGAACAGTCCACAGTATAAGATAACTACTAACAATAGTTCCCCTAAAATAAAAGCTAGAGCCGTGACGAACGCTCAACTCTCTAAG AAATCACTATTCGAAGGCTTAGAAGAAGAAGATCCAGCATTACAAGAAGCTTTTCAACCGCGAGCTAATGCAAAACGGCTCGTTTTGCGTCCAAAACCAATAAGTACCGGAGATGCACAGTCGCTAGATCGAGTTGCAACTTCGCCTACCGTTACAGAATCAGTAAGGGTTAAAAGAGATGTGTTAGAAAATGcgaataaagaaaatcatcAGCAAGATGATATTCGGCGTCCTGCTGATGACAGAAGATCCTCTACATCATG GTTGAAATCAAGTTTACAAAGGCCGGCAAAATTACCAGAAGATGAATTTGAAGGACAACCAACGCTATTCCGAGGATCAGATAACCTAGAAGAAGGTCTTGACAACACCGTTGCAGAGTTGAGGCCTCAAAACAAACCTCAAAGCTTACCTCAATCACCAAAGCTGCTTGCAGCTGGTGACTCAGCCGTGAACTCTCCATCAAACATTGACAGGAGCATATTGAACTCTTCGAACAGCTCTG ACACTAGTGATGAACAAGATGAAACTGCGGCCATTTCCCAAACAGAGCAGGAACCAAATGCAGCTTGCATTACGCTGCGACGTGCTGGTTATTACACAATCCCACCACTTGACAAGCTTGAAGAATATGTTTGCGGAGATACTTGTGTCGTGCCCAATTTTACAGTGGGTCGTAAAGGATACGGCAATGTGTATTTCCCAGACCTGATTGACATTTATGGCTTAAATCTGGATGAAATTG TTCACTTTCGGAACAAGGAGGTTATTATTTACCCGGATGATGATCAAAAGCCACCCATGGGCCAAGGGTTGAATCGTAGAGCGCAAGTAACTCTCGATCGCGTCTGGCCACATGATAAGACTCTTCACGAACCTATAACTGACCCTGAACGTTTATCGGCTATGAATTATGAGGGAAAGCTTCGCAGAGTTTCGGCAAAACACGATACCAGGTTTCTAGAATATCGTCCAGAAACCGGATCTTGGGTTTTTAAG GTCGACCACTTCTCGAAATATGGACTCAGTGATTCCgatgaagaagatgaagatatTCCCGCAAATGCTGATCTTAAGAAGCTCAAAGCTATCATGAAACCAAGAGTAAATGCAGCAGGACCGGTCAATAAGCAACTAGTTCCTCCAGTAACTGATGCCAAACTACAAAAAAAG caCAGCTTCCTTAAACGCACGAGTCAGGAGGTTCAAGATTCGACCCTAAGTTTTCAATCAGATACTCTAAATGAGACTGATATGGCactgaatgaattttatacaa ATGATCAGGAGAACGATCGATCATTAGCACTCAGTCCATCTGCCATTTTTGCACGCGTCAGAGGAACGGATAGCCACAAACTTCAATTGATGAAGGCCAGTTTTTTTGATACAGATGATGAAGATATTGATGATG GCACCTATAAGACTCAATTAAACTTCCTTCCAAAAAGttcaacaaaaataatttcaagcaCAGAAACCATGGAGGCGATGGAAGATGACCAAATGGTTCCTTCCGGCCACGTACCTACATTAAGATCTAATTTAAGTATGCAGCAAGACAATTCATTTCTGGCTAAAGAGTCTAGAATTATGAAAG ACAAAAAACTTGCAGAGGTGACTGACATTTCACATGCGAAAACTTCAAGACTAATCCAAGCTTTTCCTCCTCCCATTGTGAAGCCTGCCACAGTTGTCCTTCAATTCTCTTCAGAAGTTTTACCTCTCAAAGAATCTATTGTTGGAAAATTAAATGCTCGTTGTGTAGCTGATATTG GTATCCAAATGGGACGTTCTTTTCGGGTAGGCTGGGGACCCGATTTGACACTGGTCTCTCTAAGTACACAAAAACAGGCTGCAATAGTTCCACTACATGGTAAATTTAGTGATCTCGGATCCTACGTGTCAGGTCGTTTATCCAATGATACAACATCAAGCATTGTACAAAGATTGCAGATTGTAGGAGGTGGCGGCGATGATGTGGAGCACATTGAAACATTCAAG GAAAGTATAGTTGGACATCTTCGTATACAACTGAACCATTGTATTCTTGGTCATGAGGGAGATTGCCCAGTAGTAGGTGCTGGTGCAGGACCAGCAACGTTACATGCTCATTGCAATCTTGCTCAAGAATTGGCGGATTCGTCAAATTCAGATCCTCTGGCGTCTTACACAAGTCATGTGTGGAACCTGAGTGTGGCTCTTTGGGGAAATTTGCCAGATATACAATCAGAAAGTG ATGAAATGAAACACCAGAATGTGATGGTGAGGCGAGAAGCACTCAGTGAATGGCTGGAGAATGTGATAATGGAAACAGTACTAAAAGAAACACCAGAAGACGATCCATCTGATAAAACAATCCTGTCATTGCTTTCAG CACACAAACTGGAGGACGCTTGTAAAATTGCACGAGAAGCGGGTGATCATTGTTCGGCACTTCTTATGGCCCAACTTGGAGGGCCACCGAGTGTAAAAGAACTGATCAAGCAACAACTAGCTATGTGGCAACACACTGAAGTCGATACGGAGCTTTCGCCTGATAAACTGAAGCTATTCATGCTTGTAGCTGGAGAACCTcttatttgtataaaaaatggaTGTGTCAATGTTTGTGAAGATCTAGAATGGAAGCAAGCATTAGGTTTTCATTTGTG GTACGTCTGTCCTCCTACCGCATCTGTCACCGACGCAGTGAGTCTTTATGAATCTGCTTTTGATGCATCTGAAACTGAGTCTTATGCTTCGGCGCCAAGCCCAGAGTACCAAGAAGAGGATTACGAGGCGGAAATAagtaatggaaaaaaagtgCGAGACCTGTGCTTCCACTTACTAAAATTGTACTGCTCCGGTAACCATCCGCTGGAAAAGTTACTGAATCCGTTAACTCACACGGCAGATCCATTAGATTACAGACTAAG CTGGTTGATACAACAAGTGCTTGTCGCGCTTGGTTATTCTCATTTATCTTCGCACGTTGCTGCAATAACACACATGAACTTTGCTGCCCAATTGGAAACGTATGGGCTTTGGCATTGGGCTATATTTGTTGTGCTACACCTGGAGGATACGGGCAGACGGCGATCAGCAGTAGTTGATCTTCTATCACGTCATGTTGAACTGGATGAGAGGTCAGATTACATGAAACGAGAAGAATTCTTGAGAGAGGAGCTTGGCATACCTTCAATGTGGATTAACAAAGCCAAAGCCATAAAAGCTGGGGCAATGAAACG GTATGGCGAAGCTGCTTGGTATCTTATTCATGGTGAACAATGGAATGCTGCTCATGAACTCATAATAGAACACCTAGCTGCTGATGCAATAATAAATG AAAACCTGGATTATTTGAATTCGTTGTTAAGCCCGTTAGTACCAACTGAATGCAGCAGTACAATAAATGGATGGGCACACCGTGGTCAACTACTTTGGGATTATATGTTAATCAATGAAGAAATTGAAGCATTGCTAGCTGGAAACACAGACAGTACCAGCATTGGATACAAACTTGAATTATTACAGCCACAATTGAGTCTTTTGTgtgcaaaaataaatcaatttcctTGCCCAACAGCCAAGCATAG GTTGTGCCAAGCAGAGATTGCGAAAAGAACTGCACATTTGGCCAGAAACTTGGTGTTATTACAATCAAACGGGAAGAATTCAACTTCCAGGATTCTTGCACATTTGGTTACGCAGTTACCCCTACCGGAAGACTATGCTCAGCAAGAGCTACGTCACATTGTAAATTTGTATGTTAATGAGATAGGAGCCCGTTAG
- the Nup98-96 gene encoding nuclear pore complex protein Nup98-Nup96 isoform X4, producing the protein MFGQSANTSFAAPVFGSTNNSLFGAKPAGATTGGLFGNTAATPAFGQPATSQSSFGGFSNPNTNTGLFGNQQNANTSLFGTSNPTPAFGQGTKPAGFGFGSSAGTGLFGQTQQPTQQTAPSLFAPSNTAANTSLFGATTGFAGNNTAGGMSGTVVKFNPLTGTDTMIKNGVTQTISTRHYCITCMKEYEGKSLEELRLEDYTAGRKGQVQGTQTTGLFGSAAQPSLFSNTGVNTSTANTGFGATTTGFGGTSQPTANTGLFGKPIAGFGAAATTSSAFPFNSTTTTSNPFGANAQAKPFGAAAPTPLFGNANTSQTAATGFGTNNTSAFGSFGAVQPNQSIGLFNQNKPAFNMPASTASTGFGGFGQNTATNTSGGLFGVKPSGTTGFGTAPSFGATPAPAFGTGTGFGSTQNTGTSLFNSSFKPAGQPGFSFGATPSTSTGLGVSSGLNLGTGSLLFGQPKPGGLFSTPGTNTNFNTTGNFGLGSNFGANNNTMGSGLGTMGGGMGTNPAQQNSGANQVHQQILALVSAPFGDSPLLKNLLPASGKTEDLLKPTNATTRALNSPQYKITTNNSSPKIKARAVTNAQLSKKSLFEGLEEEDPALQEAFQPRANAKRLVLRPKPISTGDAQSLDRVATSPTVTESVRVKRDVLENANKENHQQDDIRRPADDRRSSTSWLKSSLQRPAKLPEDEFEGQPTLFRGSDNLEEGLDNTVAELRPQNKPQSLPQSPKLLAAGDSAVNSPSNIDRSILNSSNSSDTSDEQDETAAISQTEQEPNAACITLRRAGYYTIPPLDKLEEYVCGDTCVVPNFTVGRKGYGNVYFPDLIDIYGLNLDEIVHFRNKEVIIYPDDDQKPPMGQGLNRRAQVTLDRVWPHDKTLHEPITDPERLSAMNYEGKLRRVSAKHDTRFLEYRPETGSWVFKVDHFSKYGLSDSDEEDEDIPANADLKKLKAIMKPRVNAAGPVNKQLVPPVTDAKLQKKHSFLKRTSQEVQDSTLSFQSDTLNETDMALNEFYTNDQENDRSLALSPSAIFARVRGTDSHKLQLMKASFFDTDDEDIDDGTYKTQLNFLPKSSTKIISSTETMEAMEDDQMVPSGHVPTLRSNLSMQQDNSFLAKESRIMKDKKLAEVTDISHAKTSRLIQAFPPPIVKPATVVLQFSSEVLPLKESIVGKLNARCVADIGIQMGRSFRVGWGPDLTLVSLSTQKQAAIVPLHGKFSDLGSYVSGRLSNDTTSSIVQRLQIVGGGGDDVEHIETFKESIVGHLRIQLNHCILGHEGDCPVVGAGAGPATLHAHCNLAQELADSSNSDPLASYTSHVWNLSVALWGNLPDIQSESDEMKHQNVMVRREALSEWLENVIMETVLKETPEDDPSDKTILSLLSAHKLEDACKIAREAGDHCSALLMAQLGGPPSVKELIKQQLAMWQHTEVDTELSPDKLKLFMLVAGEPLICIKNGCVNVCEDLEWKQALGFHLWYVCPPTASVTDAVSLYESAFDASETESYASAPSPEYQEEDYEAEISNGKKVRDLCFHLLKLYCSGNHPLEKLLNPLTHTADPLDYRLSWLIQQVLVALGYSHLSSHVAAITHMNFAAQLETYGLWHWAIFVVLHLEDTGRRRSAVVDLLSRHVELDERSDYMKREEFLREELGIPSMWINKAKAIKAGAMKRYGEAAWYLIHGEQWNAAHELIIEHLAADAIINENLDYLNSLLSPLVPTECSSTINGWAHRGQLLWDYMLINEEIEALLAGNTDSTSIGYKLELLQPQLSLLCAKINQFPCPTAKHRLCQAEIAKRTAHLARNLVLLQSNGKNSTSRILAHLVTQLPLPEDYAQQELRHIVNLYVNEIGAR; encoded by the exons ATGTTTGGACAATCTGCTAATACTTCATTTG CAGCACCAGTGTTCGGCAGTACCAACAATTCTCTGTTCGGCGCAAAGCCTGCGGGAGCGACGACAGGCGGACTATTTGGCAATACGGCAGCTACACCTGCTTTTGGACAACCAGCCACCAGTCAGTCATCATTTGGAG GATTCAGTAACCCAAATACGAACACCGGTCTCTTTGGTAATCAGCAAAATGCAAACACCAGTCTATTTGGAACAAGCAATCCTACCCCTGCTTTTGGTCAAGGAACTAAACCAGCAGGGTTTGGCTTTGGGAGTTCAGCTGGAACAGGATTATTTGGACAAACACAGCAACCTACTCAACAAACTGCACCGTCCCTTTTTGCACCATCCAATACAGCTGCAAATACCAGCTTATTTGGAGCTACAACTG GATTTGCTGGAAATAATACTGCAGGTGGGATGAGTGGTACAGTGGTGAAATTTAACCCTCTTACTGGTACTGAtacaatgataaaaaatggCGTTACCCAAACCATATCAACTCGACACTATTGCATTACTTGCATGAAGGAATACGAAGGAAAATCTCTGGAGGAATTGCGTTTAGAAGACTACACAGCAGGTCGTAAGGGACAAGTTCAAG GGACACAAACCACTGGACTGTTTGGGTCAGCAGCCCAACCTTCACTATTTTCTAACACAGGCGTTAACACAAGCACAGCAAATACAG gTTTTGGGGCAACTACAACTGGTTTTGGAGGAACAAGTCAGCCCACAGCAAACACTGGTTTATTTGGAAAACCAATAGCTGGTTTTGGAGCTGCAGCCACCACAAGTAGTGCTTTTCCTTTCAACTCGACGACAACAACATCTAATCCATTTGGTGCAAATGCGCAAGCTAAACCCTTTGGGG CTGCAGCTCCTACACCACTTTTTGGCAATGCCAACACAAGTCAGACAGCTGCTACTGGATTTGGTACTAACAATACATCTGCATTCGGTTCTTTCGGCGCTGTACAACCTAATCAG AGTATTGGACTCTTCAATCAAAACAAGCCTGCCTTCAATATGCCTGCATCCACAGCTAGTACTGGGTTTGGAGGATTTGGACAAAATACTGCAACAAATACTAGTGGGGGTTTATTTGGTGTGAAACCATCTGGTACAACAGGCTTTGGCACTGCACCTTCATTTGGTGCTACGCCTGCTCCAGCTTTCGGAACTGGTACAGGTTTTGGTTCAACACAAAATACGGGAACATCATTATTTAACTCATCCTTCAAACCCGCAGGACAACCTGGATTCTCATTTGGTGCTACACCTTCGACATCTACTGGACTTG GAGTAAGTTCTGGTCTGAATCTTGGTACTGGGTCTTTACTGTTTGGACAACCAAAACCTGGCGGTCTCTTTAGTACTCCGGGTACCAATACAAACTTCAATACTACTGGCAACTTTGGACTAGGGAGTAATTTTGGAGCGAACAACAACACTATGGGGTCTGGATTGGGAACGATGGGGGGAGg AATGGGCACCAATCCGGCACAACAAAATTCTGGAGCGAATCAAGTCCATCAGCAAATTTTAGCATTGGTCTCAGCACCATTTGGCGATTCACCGTTACTTAAAAACTTACTACCG GCCTCGGGTAAAACGGAGGACCTTTTGAAACCGACAAATGCAACCACTCGAGCTTTGAACAGTCCACAGTATAAGATAACTACTAACAATAGTTCCCCTAAAATAAAAGCTAGAGCCGTGACGAACGCTCAACTCTCTAAG AAATCACTATTCGAAGGCTTAGAAGAAGAAGATCCAGCATTACAAGAAGCTTTTCAACCGCGAGCTAATGCAAAACGGCTCGTTTTGCGTCCAAAACCAATAAGTACCGGAGATGCACAGTCGCTAGATCGAGTTGCAACTTCGCCTACCGTTACAGAATCAGTAAGGGTTAAAAGAGATGTGTTAGAAAATGcgaataaagaaaatcatcAGCAAGATGATATTCGGCGTCCTGCTGATGACAGAAGATCCTCTACATCATG GTTGAAATCAAGTTTACAAAGGCCGGCAAAATTACCAGAAGATGAATTTGAAGGACAACCAACGCTATTCCGAGGATCAGATAACCTAGAAGAAGGTCTTGACAACACCGTTGCAGAGTTGAGGCCTCAAAACAAACCTCAAAGCTTACCTCAATCACCAAAGCTGCTTGCAGCTGGTGACTCAGCCGTGAACTCTCCATCAAACATTGACAGGAGCATATTGAACTCTTCGAACAGCTCTG ACACTAGTGATGAACAAGATGAAACTGCGGCCATTTCCCAAACAGAGCAGGAACCAAATGCAGCTTGCATTACGCTGCGACGTGCTGGTTATTACACAATCCCACCACTTGACAAGCTTGAAGAATATGTTTGCGGAGATACTTGTGTCGTGCCCAATTTTACAGTGGGTCGTAAAGGATACGGCAATGTGTATTTCCCAGACCTGATTGACATTTATGGCTTAAATCTGGATGAAATTG TTCACTTTCGGAACAAGGAGGTTATTATTTACCCGGATGATGATCAAAAGCCACCCATGGGCCAAGGGTTGAATCGTAGAGCGCAAGTAACTCTCGATCGCGTCTGGCCACATGATAAGACTCTTCACGAACCTATAACTGACCCTGAACGTTTATCGGCTATGAATTATGAGGGAAAGCTTCGCAGAGTTTCGGCAAAACACGATACCAGGTTTCTAGAATATCGTCCAGAAACCGGATCTTGGGTTTTTAAG GTCGACCACTTCTCGAAATATGGACTCAGTGATTCCgatgaagaagatgaagatatTCCCGCAAATGCTGATCTTAAGAAGCTCAAAGCTATCATGAAACCAAGAGTAAATGCAGCAGGACCGGTCAATAAGCAACTAGTTCCTCCAGTAACTGATGCCAAACTACAAAAAAAG caCAGCTTCCTTAAACGCACGAGTCAGGAGGTTCAAGATTCGACCCTAAGTTTTCAATCAGATACTCTAAATGAGACTGATATGGCactgaatgaattttatacaa ATGATCAGGAGAACGATCGATCATTAGCACTCAGTCCATCTGCCATTTTTGCACGCGTCAGAGGAACGGATAGCCACAAACTTCAATTGATGAAGGCCAGTTTTTTTGATACAGATGATGAAGATATTGATGATG GCACCTATAAGACTCAATTAAACTTCCTTCCAAAAAGttcaacaaaaataatttcaagcaCAGAAACCATGGAGGCGATGGAAGATGACCAAATGGTTCCTTCCGGCCACGTACCTACATTAAGATCTAATTTAAGTATGCAGCAAGACAATTCATTTCTGGCTAAAGAGTCTAGAATTATGAAAG ACAAAAAACTTGCAGAGGTGACTGACATTTCACATGCGAAAACTTCAAGACTAATCCAAGCTTTTCCTCCTCCCATTGTGAAGCCTGCCACAGTTGTCCTTCAATTCTCTTCAGAAGTTTTACCTCTCAAAGAATCTATTGTTGGAAAATTAAATGCTCGTTGTGTAGCTGATATTG GTATCCAAATGGGACGTTCTTTTCGGGTAGGCTGGGGACCCGATTTGACACTGGTCTCTCTAAGTACACAAAAACAGGCTGCAATAGTTCCACTACATGGTAAATTTAGTGATCTCGGATCCTACGTGTCAGGTCGTTTATCCAATGATACAACATCAAGCATTGTACAAAGATTGCAGATTGTAGGAGGTGGCGGCGATGATGTGGAGCACATTGAAACATTCAAG GAAAGTATAGTTGGACATCTTCGTATACAACTGAACCATTGTATTCTTGGTCATGAGGGAGATTGCCCAGTAGTAGGTGCTGGTGCAGGACCAGCAACGTTACATGCTCATTGCAATCTTGCTCAAGAATTGGCGGATTCGTCAAATTCAGATCCTCTGGCGTCTTACACAAGTCATGTGTGGAACCTGAGTGTGGCTCTTTGGGGAAATTTGCCAGATATACAATCAGAAAGTG ATGAAATGAAACACCAGAATGTGATGGTGAGGCGAGAAGCACTCAGTGAATGGCTGGAGAATGTGATAATGGAAACAGTACTAAAAGAAACACCAGAAGACGATCCATCTGATAAAACAATCCTGTCATTGCTTTCAG CACACAAACTGGAGGACGCTTGTAAAATTGCACGAGAAGCGGGTGATCATTGTTCGGCACTTCTTATGGCCCAACTTGGAGGGCCACCGAGTGTAAAAGAACTGATCAAGCAACAACTAGCTATGTGGCAACACACTGAAGTCGATACGGAGCTTTCGCCTGATAAACTGAAGCTATTCATGCTTGTAGCTGGAGAACCTcttatttgtataaaaaatggaTGTGTCAATGTTTGTGAAGATCTAGAATGGAAGCAAGCATTAGGTTTTCATTTGTG GTACGTCTGTCCTCCTACCGCATCTGTCACCGACGCAGTGAGTCTTTATGAATCTGCTTTTGATGCATCTGAAACTGAGTCTTATGCTTCGGCGCCAAGCCCAGAGTACCAAGAAGAGGATTACGAGGCGGAAATAagtaatggaaaaaaagtgCGAGACCTGTGCTTCCACTTACTAAAATTGTACTGCTCCGGTAACCATCCGCTGGAAAAGTTACTGAATCCGTTAACTCACACGGCAGATCCATTAGATTACAGACTAAG CTGGTTGATACAACAAGTGCTTGTCGCGCTTGGTTATTCTCATTTATCTTCGCACGTTGCTGCAATAACACACATGAACTTTGCTGCCCAATTGGAAACGTATGGGCTTTGGCATTGGGCTATATTTGTTGTGCTACACCTGGAGGATACGGGCAGACGGCGATCAGCAGTAGTTGATCTTCTATCACGTCATGTTGAACTGGATGAGAGGTCAGATTACATGAAACGAGAAGAATTCTTGAGAGAGGAGCTTGGCATACCTTCAATGTGGATTAACAAAGCCAAAGCCATAAAAGCTGGGGCAATGAAACG GTATGGCGAAGCTGCTTGGTATCTTATTCATGGTGAACAATGGAATGCTGCTCATGAACTCATAATAGAACACCTAGCTGCTGATGCAATAATAAATG AAAACCTGGATTATTTGAATTCGTTGTTAAGCCCGTTAGTACCAACTGAATGCAGCAGTACAATAAATGGATGGGCACACCGTGGTCAACTACTTTGGGATTATATGTTAATCAATGAAGAAATTGAAGCATTGCTAGCTGGAAACACAGACAGTACCAGCATTGGATACAAACTTGAATTATTACAGCCACAATTGAGTCTTTTGTgtgcaaaaataaatcaatttcctTGCCCAACAGCCAAGCATAG GTTGTGCCAAGCAGAGATTGCGAAAAGAACTGCACATTTGGCCAGAAACTTGGTGTTATTACAATCAAACGGGAAGAATTCAACTTCCAGGATTCTTGCACATTTGGTTACGCAGTTACCCCTACCGGAAGACTATGCTCAGCAAGAGCTACGTCACATTGTAAATTTGTATGTTAATGAGATAGGAGCCCGTTAG